The genomic stretch AGAGAACAATTTGACCGTAGAACAATTTGAACTAGATCTGGAGAACGCAAAAATCGATAAGTCCGATGCCGTTGGAAACTTGTTGCCCACATTAAATGGGAACGCATCCGCATCGAGCAACACGGGTTTCTCCATTAACCCAACGAACAACTTGCCCACAAACAGTACGGCAAACAACGTGAACATAAGTGCTAGCTCCAGCATTACACTTTTTGATGGTCTACGGAACATCAACCAGGTGCATAGGGCCAAAATGAACGCGATTGCGAACCAATACCGTTTGGACGACCTAAAGGACGATATCCGTTTGAACGTGGCCAATGCCTATTTGGAAGTAGTGTCCAACAAGGAACAGCTTAAAACATTTAGAGCACAGTACGCCGTTACCGAACAGGATTTGAAACGGACCAAGGAATTGGTGGAATCCGGAGTCGTGCCACGTGGCGATCTATTGGAAATTGAAGCTACCGCTGCCAATCAGGAGCAGCAGATCATCAATGGGGAGGGAAATGTGCTGATATCCAAAGTGAACTTGGCACAGCTGCTTCAGATTACCGATTACGAGAATTTTGATGTTGCCGAAGAGGAATTCGATATTCCACCGTCCGACATTCTTGATAATTCCCCAAAGGTGATTTTTGATAAGGCGATGACCTTTAGAAACGACATCAAGTTCTCCGAGTCCAATGTAGAATTGGCCGAACAAGATGTTAAAATTGCCAAAGGTGCCTATTTGCCAACATTGTCCGCCTTTGTTCAAT from Flagellimonas oceani encodes the following:
- a CDS encoding TolC family protein: MKNSITILLALFAVTLSSAQVRQWTLQECVEYAVENNLTVEQFELDLENAKIDKSDAVGNLLPTLNGNASASSNTGFSINPTNNLPTNSTANNVNISASSSITLFDGLRNINQVHRAKMNAIANQYRLDDLKDDIRLNVANAYLEVVSNKEQLKTFRAQYAVTEQDLKRTKELVESGVVPRGDLLEIEATAANQEQQIINGEGNVLISKVNLAQLLQITDYENFDVAEEEFDIPPSDILDNSPKVIFDKAMTFRNDIKFSESNVELAEQDVKIAKGAYLPTLSAFVQYGTRYSDVTQIPDGNGVPYTPSLTDQLWIFDGISYGAQLNIPVFNGWSTRNNVMRSQIGLEKAKLQLEQDKLDLENTIQQAYVNVNTFEKAYAAAEKTLEARTLAYEYAKERYDVGLMNAFDFSQAQARVENAQADVIRTKYDYIFRLKILEFYFGIPISLN